One window of the Shewanella litorisediminis genome contains the following:
- a CDS encoding type IV pilus twitching motility protein PilT — MEITELLAFSVKHKASDLHLSAGVPPMIRVDGEVRKINLPALDHAGVHSLVYDIMNDKQRKDYEEHLEIDFSFEVPNLARFRVNAFNQSRGAAAVFRTIPSEILSLEQLGAPDIFKKIASFPRGLVLVTGPTGSGKSTTLAAMIDYVNENRHDHILTIEDPIEFVHQNKQCLINQREVHRHTHSFNAALRSALREDPDVILVGEMRDLETIRLAMTAAETGHLVFGTLHTTSAAKTIDRVVDVFPAGEKDMVRTMLSESLQAVISQTLIKKIGGGRVAAHEIMMGTPAIRNLIREDKVAQMYSAIQTGMAHGMQTLEQCLQNLVNRGLITREDAMAKSSNKQANF, encoded by the coding sequence ATGGAAATCACAGAGTTACTGGCGTTTAGTGTAAAGCACAAGGCTTCGGATCTACACCTCTCTGCCGGTGTTCCCCCCATGATCCGGGTGGACGGTGAAGTGCGTAAAATCAATCTGCCTGCACTCGATCATGCCGGCGTACACTCCTTGGTGTACGACATTATGAATGACAAGCAGCGCAAAGACTACGAAGAGCACCTGGAAATCGACTTTTCCTTTGAAGTGCCCAATCTTGCCCGTTTCCGTGTAAACGCCTTTAACCAATCCCGCGGTGCGGCTGCGGTATTTCGTACCATTCCCAGCGAAATTCTGTCACTTGAGCAACTGGGTGCCCCGGACATCTTCAAAAAAATCGCCAGTTTCCCCCGTGGTCTGGTGCTGGTAACCGGCCCTACCGGTTCCGGTAAGAGTACCACCCTGGCGGCCATGATTGACTATGTGAATGAAAACCGCCATGACCATATTCTGACCATCGAAGACCCCATCGAATTCGTGCACCAGAATAAGCAGTGTCTTATCAACCAGCGGGAAGTGCATCGTCATACCCACAGCTTTAACGCGGCCCTTCGCAGCGCACTGCGTGAAGACCCCGACGTTATTCTGGTGGGCGAGATGCGTGACCTCGAAACCATTCGTCTGGCGATGACAGCGGCAGAAACCGGTCACCTGGTTTTCGGCACCCTGCACACCACCTCGGCGGCCAAGACCATCGACCGTGTGGTCGACGTATTCCCCGCCGGTGAAAAAGACATGGTGCGTACCATGTTGTCAGAATCCCTGCAGGCAGTAATCTCCCAGACGCTGATCAAGAAGATTGGCGGCGGCCGGGTCGCGGCTCACGAAATCATGATGGGTACGCCCGCAATTCGTAACCTTATCCGTGAGGACAAGGTGGCGCAGATGTATTCGGCCATTCAAACCGGTATGGCCCATGGCATGCAAACCCTCGAGCAGTGTTTGCAGAATCTGGTAAACCGTGGCCTCATCACCCGTGAAGACGCCATGGCCAAGAGTTCCAACAAGCAGGCAAACTTTTAA